Proteins found in one Anoplolepis gracilipes chromosome 7, ASM4749672v1, whole genome shotgun sequence genomic segment:
- the Chp gene encoding chaoptin isoform X3: MVAYVMLIIVLLLMMWASVVRMYELPVQYPPCFFNPLCTCSKVIPDLGIVACNNVPMPRIPQPINSSKMFMLQLENNGLRFLQPQHLMNTGLYKLQIKHNPLADIPDEAFLGLERSLWELDLSYNQLASVPSKSFRHLQKLRLLELTGNKISRISAENWRGLENSLQTLRLGRNTIEKLSADAFAGLTYLEILDLRENSLMELDPSVFRDGMAHLTHLYLNDNQFTYVPYAQLSQLKHIKVLDLSYNRISRMLQTQQEPEIRDIQMSLDVLRLDYNQIEILESGDFQHFSKVNRTYLSGNPLTMIEEGTFRDSRIRELYFSDCNLLEINSANLIGLESTLELLDVSGNNITTLPNRLFQEFDFLHTLIFRENRIDTFSPTEVFNGFQYSLYNLDISGKQNGIISLQDLRQMRNLRFLSISRMPQTTLSADDFLEFGMDIKELRIIHSNLNTIKSHAFMHVRGIKYLDFSENSISTIDDGAFSEVGHSLLTLRMSHSLSSTISEIPDRPLKSLTNLQHLDFSNNKIRSLPSTSFHFLKRIKRIELQDNEIDNIPKGTFQGDIHSTLEEINFAFNKVKNLQTHTFVDLSTLMTIDLEDNVIDKIERRAFMNMNRLKYIKLRGNKIRDITDEAFQNLPDLEFLDLAYNNLREFDFASFDQVGTLSSFKVNVSHNEILKLWNNSTTFTPTSAIGSTVQSNIKVLDLSYNNISDIIKYYFKPVEYSLTHLYLANNQLRNVTQGVFGNMPHLQWLDLRHNELKEMEFDCFKNTKNLQVLLLSWNEIMDIPAEALRPLKKLRIMDLSHNKLRTLPDDIFTDSNIESLDLSHNQFTRLPIKSMSLPSAASLVNLDMSWNVLSGIHNTDTIFKLKSLVWMDLSYNRLVRLDDGVFSDLLYLAHLDLSHNKQLILESRGRTFYGLENTLLYLSLSNISLLSVPELPLRRLQTLYLAYNELASIPAEMSSNLTSLHYLDLSANDLTVVPLITHSLPELKTFNLADNPITAITNTSFLGVADSLEELDIRKLTLSNFEAGALCKASKLRKLYITAYNGVKNFNFPDILQYNHGLKHLLIDVQNDTDLEKEMKGKLPYKLYNITLTGRALKNIHPEILRGMRNPHLHFGLYNTSVATVPRQMFNNAQRVRNITVEIRKSDTRTLHNPSSGYKPGVPGKRFIMKLRLTGSYLNCDCDIGWIEIWQRKHRQYQEDRCTSYELKNFEHEEGDEFDCWDNGWDDDLRETFCLNKNNVSLSNALKIDLECGWGAGSHTIVLDTLVFLFFSIVLAVY, encoded by the exons ATG GTCGCCTACGTTATGCTGATAATCGTCCTGCTGTTGATGATGTGGGCGTCCGTCGTGCGGATGTACGAGTTACCGGTCCAGTATCCTCCGTGCTTTTTCAATCCACTCTGCACCTGCTCAAAAGTCATACCGGATCTTGGTATAGTGGCGTGTAATAATGTGCCGATGCCGCGAATACCACAGCCGATTAATTCCTCCAAAATGTTTATGCTACAACTGGAGAATAATGGGTTGAGATTTCTGCAACCGCAACATCTCATGAACACCG GTCTCTACAAACTACAGATCAAGCATAATCCTCTGGCGGACATTCCAGACGAAGCCTTTCTAGGTCTCGAGAGATCATTATGGGAGCTCGATTTATCCTACAATCAACTCGCAAGTGTGCCGAGCAAATCGTTCCGACATTTGCAAAAACTCCGACTTCTTGAACTCACAG GTAACAAGATATCTCGCATCTCGGCGGAAAATTGGCGGGGTCTGGAGAACTCACTGCAGACTCTACGTTTGGGTCGAAACACAATCGAGAAGCTATCAGCCGACGCTTTCGCCGGTCTCACGTACCTGGAGATCCTCGATCTTCGAGAGAACAGTTTGATGGAGCTCGATCCGTCGGTATTTAGAGACGGGATGGCCCACCTGACGCATCTCTATCTGAACGACAATCAGTTTACATACGTGCCGTACGCTCAACTGTCCCAACTGAAGCACATAAAAGTCCTCGATCTCAGCTATAATAGGATATCGAGGATGCTGCAGACGCAACAGGAACCAGAAATCAGAGATATACAGATGTCCCTGGACGTGTTGCGGCTAGACTACAATCAGATCGAGATTCTCGAGTCCGGTGATTTTCAGCATTTTTCCAAAGTCAACCGCACGTATCTCAGCGGCAATCCTTTGACAATGATTGAG GAGGGCACATTCCGAGACTCGCGCATTCGCGAGCTATACTTTAGCGACTGTAATTTACTGGAAATAAACTCGGCCAACCTTATTGGTTTGGAGTCGACGCTCGAATTATTAGATGTCTCAGGAAACAATATAACTACGCTTCCCAACCGACTGTTCCAAGAATTTGACTTCCTGCATACCCTTATCTTCCGCGAAAATCGTATCGACACATTTTCGCCAA CCGAGGTTTTCAACGGTTTCCAATATTCCTTGTACAACTTGGATATCAGCGGGAAGCAGAATGGCATTATCTCCCTTCAGGACCTACGACAGATGAGAAACCTGCGCTTCCTCTCGATCTCCCGGATGCCGCAGACGACCTTGTCGGCGGATGATTTTCTGGAGTTCGGTATGGATATTAAGGAGTTGCGAATCATCCATAGTAATCTCAATACAATCAAGAGTCATGCTTTTATGCACGTTCGTGGGATCAAGTACCTCGACTTTTCTGAAAACTCGATATCAACGATAGACGACGGGGCTTTTTCAGAG GTGGGCCATTCTTTGTTGACGTTAAGAATGTCCCACAGTCTGTCCTCGACGATTTCCGAGATACCTGATCGACCATTGAAATCGTTGACGAACTTGCAACATCTCGACTTTAGCAACAACAAGATTCGCTCTTTACCCTCCACATCGTTTCACTTCCTGAAAAGGATCAAGCGTATTGAATTGCAAGATAATGAAATCGACAATATACCTAAGGGTACTTTTCAG GGCGATATCCATTCGACACTGGAAGAGATCAATTTTGCGTTCAATAAAGTGAAGAATCTACAAACCCACACATTCGTCGATCTGTCGACTCTAATGACAATCGATTTAGAGGATAATGTCATTGACAAAATTGAGAGGCGCGCTTTCATGAATATGAAccgacttaaatatattaaattgcgtGGTAATAAGATTAGGGATATCACCGACGAAGCCtttcaa AATCTACCAGATCTTGAGTTTCTCGATCTCGCATATAACAATCTTCGTGAATTCGATTTTGCTTCCTTCGATCAAGTGGGCACATTATCATCATTCAAAGTCAACGTTAGCCACAACGAGATTCTGAAATTGTGGAATAACAGCACCACTTTCACACCTACTTCTGCCA TTGGAAGTACTGTACAATCAAACATCAAAGTTTTGGACTTgagttacaataatatttctgatatcataaagtattattttaagcCGGTCGAATATTCGCTCACTCATCTGTATTTAGCAAACAATCAACTGAGGAACGTTACCCAGGGTGTCTTCGGCAATATGCCGCATTTACAGTGGCTCGACTTGAGACACAACGAACTGAAGGAGATGGAATTTGACTGCTTCaagaatacaaaaaacttGCAGGTATTGCTTCTCTCATGGAATGAGATCATGGATATACCAGCGGAGGCTCTGAGACCTCTGAAGAAGCTTCGCATCATGGACTTATCTCATAACAAGCTGAGAACACTACCGGATGACATATTCACCGATTCTAACATAGAGAGTCTCGATCTTTCGCACAATCAATTCACAAGGCTGCCTATTAAGAGTATGTCGTTGCCTTCTGCCGCAAGCTTAGTTAACCTGGACATGTCCTGGAATGTCTTATCAGGAATTCACAATACCGATACGATATTTAAACTCAAG AGTCTTGTATGGATGGACCTATCGTACAATCGACTTGTCAGATTAGATGATGGCGTATTTTCTGATCTACTATATCTGGCTCATCTCGACTTAAGTCATAACAAACAACTCATCTTGGAAAGCCGCGGAAGAACATTCTACGGTTTAGAAAATACGCTTCTGTACCTTAGTCTAAGCAACATCTCTCTTTTGAGC GTTCCAGAGTTGCCTCTACGACGACTGCAAACCTTGTATTTGGCATATAACGAGCTAGCATCGATCCCAGCAGAAATGTCATCAAATTTGACGTCTCTCCATTATTTGGATTTAAGTGCCAATGATTTGACAGTGGTACCATTAATCACTCACTCGTTGCCAGAGTTAAAGACCTTCAATTTAGCGGATAATCCTATTACCGCCATTACGAATACGAGTTTCCTAGGCGTGGCCGACAGTCTTGAAGAGCTGGATATACGAAAGCTCACTCTGTCAAACTTTGAA GCAGGTGCACTCTGTAAAGCCAGCAAGCTCCGCAAGCTGTACATCACTGCATACAATGGTGTGAAAAACTTTAACTTTCCCGATATTCTGCAGTATAATCATGGTTTGAAGCATTTGCTTATTGAT GTTCAGAATGATACTGATCTagagaaagaaatgaaagGGAAGTTACCTTACAAATTGTACAACATTACGTTGACTGGTAGAGctttaaagaatatacatCCGGAGATACTGCGC ggCATGCGAAATCCCCATCTTCATTTCGGTCTGTACAATACCAGCGTGGCGACTGTACCGCGACAAATGTTCAACAACGCGCAGCGAGTGCGCAACATAACTGTGGAAATTCGCAAGAGTGACACTCGAACGTTACACAATCCATCGTCCGGTTATAAACCAGGAGTGCCGGGGAAGCGATTTATCATGAAACTCCGATTAACAGGCAGCTATCTCAATTGCGATTGTGATATCGG GTGGATCGAAATATGGCAGAGAAAGCACAGACAGTATCAAGAAGATCGATGTACTTCTTATGAATTAAAGAATTTCGAGCACGAAGAGGGTGACGAATTCGATTGTTGGGACAACGGCTGGGACGACGATCTACGCGAGACGTTCTGCTTGAATAAAAACAATGTATCCTTGTCGAACGCATTGAAAATAGACCTGGAATGCGGATGGGGTGCAGGGAGTCACACTATTGTGCTGGACACTCTTGTTTTTCTGTTCTTCTCAATCGTCCTAGCTGTCTATTAA
- the Chp gene encoding chaoptin isoform X2, with the protein MKLFTLVKVAYVMLIIVLLLMMWASVVRMYELPVQYPPCFFNPLCTCSKVIPDLGIVACNNVPMPRIPQPINSSKMFMLQLENNGLRFLQPQHLMNTGLYKLQIKHNPLADIPDEAFLGLERSLWELDLSYNQLASVPSKSFRHLQKLRLLELTGNKISRISAENWRGLENSLQTLRLGRNTIEKLSADAFAGLTYLEILDLRENSLMELDPSVFRDGMAHLTHLYLNDNQFTYVPYAQLSQLKHIKVLDLSYNRISRMLQTQQEPEIRDIQMSLDVLRLDYNQIEILESGDFQHFSKVNRTYLSGNPLTMIEEGTFRDSRIRELYFSDCNLLEINSANLIGLESTLELLDVSGNNITTLPNRLFQEFDFLHTLIFRENRIDTFSPTEVFNGFQYSLYNLDISGKQNGIISLQDLRQMRNLRFLSISRMPQTTLSADDFLEFGMDIKELRIIHSNLNTIKSHAFMHVRGIKYLDFSENSISTIDDGAFSEVGHSLLTLRMSHSLSSTISEIPDRPLKSLTNLQHLDFSNNKIRSLPSTSFHFLKRIKRIELQDNEIDNIPKGTFQGDIHSTLEEINFAFNKVKNLQTHTFVDLSTLMTIDLEDNVIDKIERRAFMNMNRLKYIKLRGNKIRDITDEAFQNLPDLEFLDLAYNNLREFDFASFDQVGTLSSFKVNVSHNEILKLWNNSTTFTPTSAIGSTVQSNIKVLDLSYNNISDIIKYYFKPVEYSLTHLYLANNQLRNVTQGVFGNMPHLQWLDLRHNELKEMEFDCFKNTKNLQVLLLSWNEIMDIPAEALRPLKKLRIMDLSHNKLRTLPDDIFTDSNIESLDLSHNQFTRLPIKSMSLPSAASLVNLDMSWNVLSGIHNTDTIFKLKSLVWMDLSYNRLVRLDDGVFSDLLYLAHLDLSHNKQLILESRGRTFYGLENTLLYLSLSNISLLSVPELPLRRLQTLYLAYNELASIPAEMSSNLTSLHYLDLSANDLTVVPLITHSLPELKTFNLADNPITAITNTSFLGVADSLEELDIRKLTLSNFEAGALCKASKLRKLYITAYNGVKNFNFPDILQYNHGLKHLLIDVQNDTDLEKEMKGKLPYKLYNITLTGRALKNIHPEILRGMRNPHLHFGLYNTSVATVPRQMFNNAQRVRNITVEIRKSDTRTLHNPSSGYKPGVPGKRFIMKLRLTGSYLNCDCDIGWIEIWQRKHRQYQEDRCTSYELKNFEHEEGDEFDCWDNGWDDDLRETFCLNKNNVSLSNALKIDLECGWGAGSHTIVLDTLVFLFFSIVLAVY; encoded by the exons ATG AAGCTCTTTACTTTGGTGAAGGTCGCCTACGTTATGCTGATAATCGTCCTGCTGTTGATGATGTGGGCGTCCGTCGTGCGGATGTACGAGTTACCGGTCCAGTATCCTCCGTGCTTTTTCAATCCACTCTGCACCTGCTCAAAAGTCATACCGGATCTTGGTATAGTGGCGTGTAATAATGTGCCGATGCCGCGAATACCACAGCCGATTAATTCCTCCAAAATGTTTATGCTACAACTGGAGAATAATGGGTTGAGATTTCTGCAACCGCAACATCTCATGAACACCG GTCTCTACAAACTACAGATCAAGCATAATCCTCTGGCGGACATTCCAGACGAAGCCTTTCTAGGTCTCGAGAGATCATTATGGGAGCTCGATTTATCCTACAATCAACTCGCAAGTGTGCCGAGCAAATCGTTCCGACATTTGCAAAAACTCCGACTTCTTGAACTCACAG GTAACAAGATATCTCGCATCTCGGCGGAAAATTGGCGGGGTCTGGAGAACTCACTGCAGACTCTACGTTTGGGTCGAAACACAATCGAGAAGCTATCAGCCGACGCTTTCGCCGGTCTCACGTACCTGGAGATCCTCGATCTTCGAGAGAACAGTTTGATGGAGCTCGATCCGTCGGTATTTAGAGACGGGATGGCCCACCTGACGCATCTCTATCTGAACGACAATCAGTTTACATACGTGCCGTACGCTCAACTGTCCCAACTGAAGCACATAAAAGTCCTCGATCTCAGCTATAATAGGATATCGAGGATGCTGCAGACGCAACAGGAACCAGAAATCAGAGATATACAGATGTCCCTGGACGTGTTGCGGCTAGACTACAATCAGATCGAGATTCTCGAGTCCGGTGATTTTCAGCATTTTTCCAAAGTCAACCGCACGTATCTCAGCGGCAATCCTTTGACAATGATTGAG GAGGGCACATTCCGAGACTCGCGCATTCGCGAGCTATACTTTAGCGACTGTAATTTACTGGAAATAAACTCGGCCAACCTTATTGGTTTGGAGTCGACGCTCGAATTATTAGATGTCTCAGGAAACAATATAACTACGCTTCCCAACCGACTGTTCCAAGAATTTGACTTCCTGCATACCCTTATCTTCCGCGAAAATCGTATCGACACATTTTCGCCAA CCGAGGTTTTCAACGGTTTCCAATATTCCTTGTACAACTTGGATATCAGCGGGAAGCAGAATGGCATTATCTCCCTTCAGGACCTACGACAGATGAGAAACCTGCGCTTCCTCTCGATCTCCCGGATGCCGCAGACGACCTTGTCGGCGGATGATTTTCTGGAGTTCGGTATGGATATTAAGGAGTTGCGAATCATCCATAGTAATCTCAATACAATCAAGAGTCATGCTTTTATGCACGTTCGTGGGATCAAGTACCTCGACTTTTCTGAAAACTCGATATCAACGATAGACGACGGGGCTTTTTCAGAG GTGGGCCATTCTTTGTTGACGTTAAGAATGTCCCACAGTCTGTCCTCGACGATTTCCGAGATACCTGATCGACCATTGAAATCGTTGACGAACTTGCAACATCTCGACTTTAGCAACAACAAGATTCGCTCTTTACCCTCCACATCGTTTCACTTCCTGAAAAGGATCAAGCGTATTGAATTGCAAGATAATGAAATCGACAATATACCTAAGGGTACTTTTCAG GGCGATATCCATTCGACACTGGAAGAGATCAATTTTGCGTTCAATAAAGTGAAGAATCTACAAACCCACACATTCGTCGATCTGTCGACTCTAATGACAATCGATTTAGAGGATAATGTCATTGACAAAATTGAGAGGCGCGCTTTCATGAATATGAAccgacttaaatatattaaattgcgtGGTAATAAGATTAGGGATATCACCGACGAAGCCtttcaa AATCTACCAGATCTTGAGTTTCTCGATCTCGCATATAACAATCTTCGTGAATTCGATTTTGCTTCCTTCGATCAAGTGGGCACATTATCATCATTCAAAGTCAACGTTAGCCACAACGAGATTCTGAAATTGTGGAATAACAGCACCACTTTCACACCTACTTCTGCCA TTGGAAGTACTGTACAATCAAACATCAAAGTTTTGGACTTgagttacaataatatttctgatatcataaagtattattttaagcCGGTCGAATATTCGCTCACTCATCTGTATTTAGCAAACAATCAACTGAGGAACGTTACCCAGGGTGTCTTCGGCAATATGCCGCATTTACAGTGGCTCGACTTGAGACACAACGAACTGAAGGAGATGGAATTTGACTGCTTCaagaatacaaaaaacttGCAGGTATTGCTTCTCTCATGGAATGAGATCATGGATATACCAGCGGAGGCTCTGAGACCTCTGAAGAAGCTTCGCATCATGGACTTATCTCATAACAAGCTGAGAACACTACCGGATGACATATTCACCGATTCTAACATAGAGAGTCTCGATCTTTCGCACAATCAATTCACAAGGCTGCCTATTAAGAGTATGTCGTTGCCTTCTGCCGCAAGCTTAGTTAACCTGGACATGTCCTGGAATGTCTTATCAGGAATTCACAATACCGATACGATATTTAAACTCAAG AGTCTTGTATGGATGGACCTATCGTACAATCGACTTGTCAGATTAGATGATGGCGTATTTTCTGATCTACTATATCTGGCTCATCTCGACTTAAGTCATAACAAACAACTCATCTTGGAAAGCCGCGGAAGAACATTCTACGGTTTAGAAAATACGCTTCTGTACCTTAGTCTAAGCAACATCTCTCTTTTGAGC GTTCCAGAGTTGCCTCTACGACGACTGCAAACCTTGTATTTGGCATATAACGAGCTAGCATCGATCCCAGCAGAAATGTCATCAAATTTGACGTCTCTCCATTATTTGGATTTAAGTGCCAATGATTTGACAGTGGTACCATTAATCACTCACTCGTTGCCAGAGTTAAAGACCTTCAATTTAGCGGATAATCCTATTACCGCCATTACGAATACGAGTTTCCTAGGCGTGGCCGACAGTCTTGAAGAGCTGGATATACGAAAGCTCACTCTGTCAAACTTTGAA GCAGGTGCACTCTGTAAAGCCAGCAAGCTCCGCAAGCTGTACATCACTGCATACAATGGTGTGAAAAACTTTAACTTTCCCGATATTCTGCAGTATAATCATGGTTTGAAGCATTTGCTTATTGAT GTTCAGAATGATACTGATCTagagaaagaaatgaaagGGAAGTTACCTTACAAATTGTACAACATTACGTTGACTGGTAGAGctttaaagaatatacatCCGGAGATACTGCGC ggCATGCGAAATCCCCATCTTCATTTCGGTCTGTACAATACCAGCGTGGCGACTGTACCGCGACAAATGTTCAACAACGCGCAGCGAGTGCGCAACATAACTGTGGAAATTCGCAAGAGTGACACTCGAACGTTACACAATCCATCGTCCGGTTATAAACCAGGAGTGCCGGGGAAGCGATTTATCATGAAACTCCGATTAACAGGCAGCTATCTCAATTGCGATTGTGATATCGG GTGGATCGAAATATGGCAGAGAAAGCACAGACAGTATCAAGAAGATCGATGTACTTCTTATGAATTAAAGAATTTCGAGCACGAAGAGGGTGACGAATTCGATTGTTGGGACAACGGCTGGGACGACGATCTACGCGAGACGTTCTGCTTGAATAAAAACAATGTATCCTTGTCGAACGCATTGAAAATAGACCTGGAATGCGGATGGGGTGCAGGGAGTCACACTATTGTGCTGGACACTCTTGTTTTTCTGTTCTTCTCAATCGTCCTAGCTGTCTATTAA